gctctcgacattCGCCTCTCCTGTACTAGAGTTTTAGCAATgtgacaagactaactaccaattggatatcacaaaaaaggGGTCAAGAAATAGTGCTTGTAATATTATTTGGCATGTTTTGTGATAGGAGGGAGAGATGCCATCATCCTGAATGAAACTCTGCAGCCTATCTCCACTGTGACAAGCTCTGAGGAGAAGGAAGTACCATCCAATGAGCACGAAGTACCATCCAATGAGCACAAAGTACCCCCTACTGAGCACGAAGTACCCCCTACTGAGCACGAAGTACCCCCTACTGAGCACGAAGTACCCCCTACTGAGCACGAAGTACCCCCTACTGAGCACGAAGTAACCCCCAATGAGCAGGAAGTACCTCCCACTGACCACAAAGTACCCCCTACTGAGCAGGAAGTTCCTTCCACTGTGCAGTCTACCACAGGTAAATAAGAATATTCTACGTTCTATGTAATTCTGTGGGGCTAACTGTATAAATAGCAATTTTATGAAATATTTTACATTCCAATTCTCATGCATTCTATAGAGTAATGTATCTTTCACTGGCTCTTATGTACTATATCGTTAATTTGTATTACAGCAGATGACTACACCATTCTCATTGCTGCCAATTTGGTTTTGGGTGTTGAAATCAATGTTACTAATGCTGCTACATTTCAATTATACCATAACATTCTCAATTCTTTTGACCGTAGAGCAGAGGATGACAAGGTAGCCAATGACAGGCAGACCCCCCGTCCCGTCCCAAGACATGTGGGGGGGTTACCCAGTGTGACGGGGGATACAGAGATAAGCACCAAGGAGCCAGAGCCACTAGTGTCACCAGTCAGCCTGGACACATCCAAGCAAAACTAGACAGGCAAAACTGCTGAGGAAGTAACTGACTGTTCTCAAGCAGAGACAATAAACCTGGATGAATGTCAGACTGTCGACCAATCACAAAGTGCAAATGAGGTCACGGTGCTTCCAAGGTACCAATTAGACGAGACTGTAGGCAGGACTCCATCCCCTTCCTCAGGGCCAGACTTGGACATGTCCTGCCCTGTAAGACGTATGCCACCTATCAAAGCCTCTAAAGGACACAAAACCCACCCAGAGAGAGGCGAGTTGGTCAGATGACGACATCTTAAGGGTGAGGTCTGAGGAGATTGACATGGCAGAGGGCTCTATGACAGAAGACCCCAATCTTCCATCCTCAACATCAACATGCAGCTCTCCTATTCAAACAAGTCCCACCCACGGGGAGAATAACCAATCGCACCACAAGGCAGAACATTCAGAAGATGTGAGGGTCGAGTGCTTAACGAATGAGTCAGAAATCCTTCACTTGAACAGTAGCCACTCAAATGCTGAATGTTCAGAATGGGAAAACGGTGAAGAATGACAGCTACTTCAGCCAAAACCATGCCTAGATTGACACTAATAGAATGGGTTTCAATACTCCTGAGGGTGCATTCTGTAAGATGTCGTACTGCTTACTGGTGATTCCAAGCTCACATTTCTGAAAGAGATATTACTCTGCTACTGTTGCTCTAATGTGGAATTGAACCCTGCGGCCCTTCTATTCAGTGGTTGAAGCTGGCCTGGACTGACCAGTACAGAGAACCTACTAGCTCCTCatatgttctactgcttgagtacTGGCAACTCTTATAGAATACCGTCTCTAAAATGCAAACCTTGTCTAGTTAGCTCAAATTTAAAGTGCGTGCCAGCACTTTTTTCAATGCACCTCAGAATTCTATTTAACATTTCTAATTGTGTGACTCTGAAATCAATCTTATGGATTGCACCCACCCAGCTCTTTCCATCAGTTGTTGGAGGGGAGAGGAATAGTtatttaaaggcccaatgcagtagttttatatcaatatcaaattatTTATGGAAAACAATTAATTACCTTAATATAATAGCTTTCCAtttaaaatgtcaaaataatgatttttttgttgttgcaaaaaaAACGGttcctcaagcaagaattttgctaggactgtctgagtggggaggggaaaactgaaatctagctgttattggcagtgaTGTTTGTAACTctttggtctattaaccaatttacagCATGGGGACATCACCATGGAAAGCTGAAACTCccgcccatgcaaacctgctgattttATAAGGTCCTGTGTAAAatttattttcaaccagcaactttcaggaaataacactgatcaaatgttttcacatttttacagtgttaatttcatcagctgttgtacaatgtgatataaagaaaaagaaaaaaattgcattttgactgcactgggctttAACAGTATTGGAACATGTAAGGATTTGCAGGTATATTCAtctgaattcaatcactttttgacagcatcccttttgatttaaacaaaactttccatacatgtttacccttggaagaagtggtcagaaagtgacgtTTTGGACATGAAGGCCAAAACAATcaggagataaaggtgctcaaagtttacctattttgcataccccaccacacCATGAGAtattcatgtcttcatcactAGAAAAGATACAGTTAAGTTTGAAATagtttaaaagcttacaaacagtgtTGTCACCTATTCTTATTTATTGGAGTGCAAAACAATTTAATAAAGAAATTCATTTTTAAAACTTTTAATGTCAATTATCTAAAACCAGTAAAAAGAACTTCACATCTGAGGTTGTGTTCAGACAATAGCTCTTGAATCCAGGGTAGGTGTTATTTCATTTAAGTGTGTTAACACTTGCAGGGCTgatggcccagatggcatcccaagccatgtcctcagagcatgtgcagaccagatggctggagtgtttaccGACATACCGGTATTCAATCTATtcatatcccagtctgttgtccccaacttgcttcaagatgtccaacattgttcctgtacctaagaaagtgaagataactgaactaaatgactatcgctctGTAGCACTCACTACTGtcctcatgaagtgctttgagaggctagttaagaaccatatcacctccaccttacctgacaacTTACCCACTACAATTcacttaccgccccaatagatccacggaCGACGCAATTGCTATGGCACTGAACACTGCCCTTCCCCAACTGGACAAGATAAATACctatataagaatgctgttcgactacagctcagccttcaataccatagtgccctccaagctcatcactaagctcagggtcCTGGGTCTGaaaccctccctgtgcaactgggtcctggacttcctgacaggctgaccccaagtggtgaaggtaggcaacaacacctccacaccgaaggccccacaagggtgtgtgctcagcctcctcttatactccctgttcacctatgactgcgtggccacacgtCTCCAACTCCATCAAATTTGATACACTTTatacgtacagtgcattcggaaagtattcagactccgtcactctttccacattttgttacgttacagcctcattctaaagtggattaaataaaaaaatcgacacctttttttttttcaaataccttatttacataagtattcagaccttttgctatgagactcaattaagctaaggtgcatcctgtttacattgctcaagttgtagaaacatctcaaacatgattggagtccatctgtggtaaattgattggacttgatttggaaaggcctgTCTGTAtgaggttccacagttgacattgcatgtcagagcaaaaaccaagccatgggctcgaaggaattgtcccagacaggattgtgttgtggcacagatctggggaagggtaccaaaacatttctgcagcattgaaggtccccaagaacacagtggccttcatcattcttaaatggaagaagattggaaccaccaagactcttcctagagctggcagcccggtcaaactgagcaatcgggggagaagggccttggtcagggatgtgaccaagaacccgatggtcactctgacagagctccagagttcctctgtggagatgggagaaccttacagaaggacaaccatctctgcagaactccaccaatcaggcctttatggtagagtggccagatggaagccactcctcagtaaaaggtacaagacataccaccagaggtctcttcacagtccccaagtccagaacagactatgggaggtgcacagtactacattgaGCCATGACTACAACTcattccacatcaagtaaatcatgcaagcagtaaatttgatttttttttaaacataaaaatacaccttatggtacagcagggactgtgaagcaatacaaacacaggcacagacagatgcatacacacacaataacatacacacGTACATGTGGATTTTGTGttttagatacagttgaagtcggaagttggagtcattaaaactcatttttcaaccactccacacatttcttgttaacaaactatagttttggcaagttgattaggacatctactttgtgcctgacacaagtcatgtttccaacaattgtttacagattatttaacttatatttcactgtatcacaattccagtgggtcagaagtttacatacagtaagttgactgtgcctttcaaaagcttggaaaattccagaaaataggCTAATTGGCTAATTAGGCTAATTAGGCTaaaataggctaattgacatcatttgagtcaattggaggcatacctgtggatgtatttcaaggcctaccttcaaactcagtgcctctttgcttgacatcatgggaaaatcaaaagaaatcagccaagacctcagaaaaaaatggtagacctccacaagtctggttcatccttgggagcaatttccaaactcctgaaggtaccacattcatctgtacaaacaatagtacgcaagtataaacaccatgggaccacgcagccgtcataccgctcaggaaggagacgcgttctgtctcctagagatgaatgtactttggtgcaaaaagtgcaaatcaatcccagaacaatagtaaaggactttgtgaagatgctggaggaaacgggtacaaaagtatctatatcaccctgtattcaagagcatgttgtgtctcaactaATGGCAGACatgatgtaaaatagggtctaagctacaacgTGAAAAAAATTGGTGTTCATGCCTTTTTAGATAACTGGTTAAAAAGGGAcaatttttataaaaaaatacttTATATTATAAAattgtttgacaaccctgtttgtaagcttttaaattatgtcAATCCCAAccatttatcttttccagtggtGAAGAcctggatgtctcatggtatggtggggtatgccaAATGGATCAACTTTGAGGACCTTTATCTCTTGAAtattttggcattcaggtccaaaaagtcacttcgGAGCACTTTtacaatgggcaaatatgtatggaaggtttcgtTCCAATAAAGACTGGTGCTGTCAAAAAAAGTGATAGAATTCAAATTGATTTACCTAGATGCAATATACTGTACCATGCGATTTTGGGCATATgcccttcccactgggcacaccacatcatttcaacgtggacaatcaggtaatatttggttgaggtattgatcaatgagattacaacctattattcgcccactcaaaaagacagccagcaGTTAGTttgttgaatttccaatgtgttatcactactTTCAACCATCAAAAAGCACACTGCTTGGCTAGtatctgcttggatagttccatccaTGCAACTGGTGGATTGTTGGTTGAGTTGaagacatgaatccaacataaTTTGTAAACAATTTAtttggctatttactgtattataaaagtgatattgaattgtgtttggttgtcaacacaaaCAAATATAAACATTTGAAAGAGATGTATCTACTGCTTGGAAAGTTCCATCTGTCCTatattctttaactttgatttttggttgaatccaacatatcaataatTAACTTGTCAACAAACTGGAACTaaatttgaaatcaaccaaagcttgaaaccctaggcctatatTGTCTATTTTTTGTTGAATCCTGGGTTAAATTGCTTAATCGAAACGATTGAAATACTGCTAGTTTTCCCAGAAAACTGCCCTTTTCATTAGCCAATGCAGCAATTTTGAAATGGaagtgtcagccaatcagctcctttgttgttCAACACAATGTGCCATTCCATAattgctaatgctagctagcatgagAACAAAAAGGGCAGTTTCCCTTGAAAACTAtcagtatttcaatcttctcaATCGAGCGGTATGGATAAAGGTAACATTTGGAGTACAATAGCATATCccatccctggattgaggtatGTTTTCCGACCCATATCTTGTGCCATCACCACGGTGTCTTAATGTAAACATGATTGCGTTTTGACCCTAGTGCAGCTCGGTGTAAACAAACACAACGGTAGGGTCGGTATCTTCTAGCTAATATAAGAGTATTCAGTATTCATTTGAAAGATCTTTTTTTGATATACCGGTAAAagtataatgaaatgtaatggaAAGAAATACACAAATTTCTCAGAAATTATTTACAAAGCACACTTGGAATTTCAATAAAGATCTTTTCAACGTTTAATACAAGATACATGAATTGCTATCAGCTATGGTAAACCTGTCCTATCCCTTAAAATAAAAGATAAACATGACTTTAAAAGAGAAGGaaacatttttgtaatttagATCTGGATAAAATTAAAGTAATGAAATGAAGTTGTCTTGCGATGAAAGGTGGTGAGCTCAGAAAGAAAAGAGAAGAATAAACTACGATTCCCATCCCCTTCTTCTCTGCTGTCGATTATGGTGCTTATCCCACAGTTTGGGACTGCTCATCCCGATGGTGCAGCACGCCAGCCTCCGCCCAGCATTACCATGTAGCAGGCTCCCCGCATCCCCGCCCTGCCCTAGGTCGTCTGCCTTCTCATGGACCACCACCGCCCGCCCAAGCACCGACAGCCCCCCGAAAAGAGTGGCACTTGATTCAGTCAACTTGTGAACCCTCCCCTGGTGGGCCACAAAGTTCCCAAAGTCCCCCGGGTGGCTGGGATGGGGGACCCTGTAAGGGTTGTAATGGCCACCTGTGGAATCGCAGCCCTCGCTGAAATCCCCGTACTGGTGGATGTGGATGGCTTTTGGCTGATGATCACTATGACTTGGGAAACCATGGAGAAGAAAGAGGACTTTGAGGCTACCCTCAGGGTATTCCTGCTTGAACAGCACCTGTCCATACACGTTAGGTAGACCTTCGCCTAGTTTGGTGCTGGGTCTCATTTTGCAGGCTGCATAGACAGTTTTGTTATACTCCGTGGCCTCTGGTGGGGCCATGTTGGAGGCAGCCTCCTGGCTGTGTGTAGAGGAGCAGGCTTGGAAGCTTACCAGAACCAACAGGAGTATTGGATGAAATAAAGGCATGGTCCTAGCTATTTTATGTAACCTAGAAGAAAAACAAAATACACAATCAGGATCTCATAGTGTCCACAGGGCaaccatgttttatcattaaacTAACCTGTAGCCTAACTAATGCACATAAATATAAACTGATTTAAATTGGGAGGATGAAGCCTTTAGGTCAAAGTTGGGATTTTAAGTACATTAAACTATTCTATACTATTTCAGTACACTTCTTTATACATTTATAATATTTGCCTAACACTATAGACTTGTAGTAGGCTAACCATTGCCTACCTAACCTTGTAGATATTTTTGAAAGATATGCCCTGTCATATTTACATTTAGAATATTTAGGAAAGGCTATTGAAAAGCCAGGTTTACCTGCCAGGCTGGTATTACAGAGACGTGGGGAGGGTAAATATCTATACTACACTACATGCTTAATTTAGCCAATACTACAATTTCTGTTTAGCCTACTTCTCTAATACGAATAGGTTTAAACACATATAAACACtataggcagtggtgtaaagtacttaagtactacttaagtagttttgggggggtatctgtagTTTACTACttgtatttttgacaacttttactttactacattcctaaagaaaataatgtactttttactccatacattttccctgacacccaaaagtactcattacatgttgaatgcttagcaa
This genomic interval from Salvelinus alpinus chromosome 6, SLU_Salpinus.1, whole genome shotgun sequence contains the following:
- the LOC139578842 gene encoding extracellular superoxide dismutase [Cu-Zn]-like isoform X1; protein product: MVLHPHYFYPFMSWTIARCTKSNTLKIDGLCKVCDNLDGLFRQLSRIVISPDRLHKIARTMPLFHPILLLVLVSFQACSSTHSQEAASNMAPPEATEYNKTVYAACKMRPSTKLGEGLPNVYGQVLFKQEYPEGSLKVLFLLHGFPSHSDHQPKAIHIHQYGDFSEGCDSTGGHYNPYRVPHPSHPGDFGNFVAHQGRVHKLTESSATLFGGLSVLGRAVVVHEKADDLGQGGDAGSLLHGNAGRRLACCTIGMSSPKLWDKHHNRQQRRRGWES
- the LOC139578842 gene encoding extracellular superoxide dismutase [Cu-Zn]-like isoform X2; its protein translation is MPNPKYVGLQRPLHKIARTMPLFHPILLLVLVSFQACSSTHSQEAASNMAPPEATEYNKTVYAACKMRPSTKLGEGLPNVYGQVLFKQEYPEGSLKVLFLLHGFPSHSDHQPKAIHIHQYGDFSEGCDSTGGHYNPYRVPHPSHPGDFGNFVAHQGRVHKLTESSATLFGGLSVLGRAVVVHEKADDLGQGGDAGSLLHGNAGRRLACCTIGMSSPKLWDKHHNRQQRRRGWES
- the LOC139578842 gene encoding extracellular superoxide dismutase [Cu-Zn]-like isoform X3 — encoded protein: MPLFHPILLLVLVSFQACSSTHSQEAASNMAPPEATEYNKTVYAACKMRPSTKLGEGLPNVYGQVLFKQEYPEGSLKVLFLLHGFPSHSDHQPKAIHIHQYGDFSEGCDSTGGHYNPYRVPHPSHPGDFGNFVAHQGRVHKLTESSATLFGGLSVLGRAVVVHEKADDLGQGGDAGSLLHGNAGRRLACCTIGMSSPKLWDKHHNRQQRRRGWES